A genomic segment from Neobacillus sp. YX16 encodes:
- a CDS encoding DNA polymerase IV gives MKEMYPKKGRVILHVDMNSFYASVEMAYDPELKGKPVAIAGNVEERRGIIITCSYEARKFGVKTTMPLWEAKKLCPLLIIRKPNFDRYRTASIAMFEILRNYTELVEPVSIDEGYLDITDSFELGSPIEIAQSIQKRVLEQLDLPCSIGIAPNKFLAKTASDMKKPMGITILRKRDIPSVLWPLNTSEMHGVGKKTAEKLTTIGIHTIGELASGNEIQLKSLLGINGIRIKDRANGIDNRAVDPESVSDFKSIGNSTTLPKDTSNQQELFRVLELLAETVSVRLKRKNVLATTLGITIRFKDRKTITRSKKLTNPIQQKEDIASMSKQIFIKEWNGNPVRLLGITGYDLVEHDLAFKQLDLFSFEKDAKKEPLLKTLSTLRDKYGKNIIENAGTRKVNNADNVGTGTSFNKDFLRTFPQKKKDEY, from the coding sequence GTGAAAGAAATGTATCCGAAAAAGGGTAGAGTCATATTACATGTTGATATGAATAGCTTTTATGCTTCGGTGGAGATGGCTTATGACCCCGAACTAAAGGGTAAGCCGGTTGCCATTGCCGGAAATGTGGAGGAACGACGGGGAATAATTATTACCTGCAGCTATGAAGCAAGAAAATTTGGAGTCAAAACGACCATGCCGCTGTGGGAAGCCAAGAAGCTGTGTCCTCTGTTAATTATAAGAAAGCCTAATTTTGACCGTTACCGGACGGCGTCAATCGCCATGTTTGAGATTCTCAGGAATTATACCGAACTGGTCGAACCCGTATCCATTGATGAGGGATATCTAGATATAACTGATTCCTTTGAACTCGGCAGTCCCATTGAAATCGCCCAAAGTATTCAAAAAAGAGTTCTCGAACAGCTAGATTTGCCCTGCAGCATTGGAATTGCACCCAATAAATTTTTGGCAAAGACTGCTTCAGATATGAAAAAACCGATGGGCATAACAATTCTTCGCAAGCGTGATATCCCTTCTGTTCTGTGGCCGCTAAATACGAGTGAGATGCATGGTGTTGGGAAAAAGACTGCTGAAAAGTTAACAACCATTGGCATTCATACCATTGGAGAATTAGCCTCTGGCAATGAGATTCAGTTAAAATCACTGCTCGGTATTAATGGAATCCGCATAAAGGATAGGGCAAATGGAATCGATAATAGAGCTGTAGATCCTGAATCGGTTTCTGATTTCAAAAGTATTGGAAATTCAACGACGCTGCCTAAAGATACAAGCAACCAACAAGAGTTATTTCGAGTATTGGAATTGTTGGCTGAAACCGTTTCTGTAAGGCTAAAACGAAAAAATGTACTTGCAACAACATTAGGGATTACGATCCGTTTTAAAGATCGAAAAACCATTACCCGCAGTAAAAAACTTACCAATCCTATTCAGCAAAAAGAAGACATTGCTTCTATGTCAAAGCAGATTTTTATCAAGGAGTGGAACGGAAACCCTGTCCGTTTATTAGGAATAACAGGCTATGATTTAGTGGAACATGATCTTGCCTTTAAACAGCTAGATTTATTTTCATTTGAAAAAGATGCAAAAAAAGAGCCGTTACTTAAAACACTTTCCACTTTACGTGATAAATATGGGAAAAATATCATTGAAAATGCCGGCACACGAAAGGTCAACAATGCTGATAACGTTGGAACGGGAACAAGTTTTAATAAAGATTTTCTTCGCACCTTCCCGCAAAAAAAGAAGGATGAGTATTAA
- a CDS encoding tripeptidase T — MINHERLLNEFLELVQIDSETKFETEIAKVLKQKFTDLGLDVFEDDTTAVTGHGAGNLVCTLAATKEGVDPIYFTSHMDTVVPARGVKPSIKDGYVVTDGTTILGADDKTGLSVMLETIRVLKEQNIPHGQIQFVITVGEESGLVGAKALDSSLLKAKYGYALDSDGLVGNIVVAAPTQAKIKAVIYGKTAHAGVAPEKGVSAITIAAKSIARMPLGRIDSETTANIGRFEGGTQTNIVCDRVDILAEARSLIAEKMEAQAAKMKVAFETVAAEMGGKAEVEVEVMYPGFKFGEGDQVVEIARKAAAKIGRSCELQHSGGGSDANVIAGFNIPTVNLAVGYEDIHTTNERMPIEELYKLAEMTIAIIEEVSNQ, encoded by the coding sequence ATGATTAATCATGAACGTCTTTTGAATGAATTTTTGGAACTTGTCCAAATTGATTCAGAAACAAAATTCGAAACAGAAATTGCGAAAGTGCTAAAACAAAAGTTTACCGATTTAGGTCTTGATGTGTTTGAAGACGATACAACGGCTGTAACAGGTCATGGAGCAGGAAACTTAGTTTGTACCCTTGCTGCGACTAAAGAAGGCGTAGATCCTATTTATTTCACTTCTCATATGGATACAGTCGTTCCGGCACGAGGTGTTAAGCCATCCATTAAGGACGGCTATGTGGTTACGGATGGAACAACGATTTTAGGTGCTGATGATAAAACTGGATTATCTGTTATGCTTGAAACCATTCGTGTATTAAAGGAACAAAATATTCCTCATGGTCAAATTCAATTTGTCATTACTGTCGGTGAAGAATCTGGGCTTGTAGGTGCGAAAGCACTAGATTCCTCCTTATTGAAGGCAAAGTATGGCTATGCATTAGACAGTGATGGTTTAGTAGGAAATATCGTGGTTGCCGCTCCGACCCAAGCTAAAATTAAAGCAGTAATTTACGGAAAAACCGCTCATGCGGGTGTTGCACCAGAAAAAGGAGTCTCAGCGATTACGATTGCAGCAAAATCGATTGCAAGAATGCCATTAGGCAGAATAGACTCCGAAACCACAGCAAACATCGGCCGCTTCGAAGGTGGCACACAAACGAATATCGTTTGTGACCGTGTGGATATTCTAGCAGAAGCCCGTTCACTCATTGCTGAAAAAATGGAGGCACAAGCTGCTAAAATGAAAGTAGCTTTTGAAACAGTAGCTGCTGAAATGGGTGGCAAAGCAGAAGTTGAAGTCGAGGTTATGTACCCAGGATTTAAATTTGGCGAAGGCGATCAAGTAGTTGAAATCGCACGTAAAGCGGCAGCGAAAATTGGCCGCAGCTGTGAATTACAGCATAGCGGCGGCGGAAGCGATGCAAACGTCATTGCGGGCTTCAACATTCCGACAGTTAACCTAGCAGTGGGTTATGAAGATATCCATACTACAAATGAACGTATGCCGATTGAAGAATTATACAAGCTGGCAGAAATGACTATCGCGATTATCGAAGAAGTTTCTAATCAATAA